From the genome of Setaria viridis chromosome 1, Setaria_viridis_v4.0, whole genome shotgun sequence:
AGCAGCAGAGGCGAAGGAGGTGGTCAGGTGGATCCCGGAAAGGGAAGGAGAAAAGACCTCGTGGCTCGTGAGCCTGGCCAGCAAGTAGAGCCCATCCCCCGTCTTGCCGAATTTGTGATGTTTACCAGTACTGGGCCAAATTTACAATGGGCTCAAACAAAGCCCAGCTTGCATGACTCTAAAAACATGCGCTTTGGAGTTTCCTTTGCCAAGAAGTTGAAAcctagtttcaaaaaaaaaaaacaagaagaagttGAAACCTAAAACATTCATAGATGTACTTTGTCAAAAAAGTTGAAGATCTTTGCAAGGAAAATGTCCgagtttctttttttataaaaaacttTAAAGTGTATTTTTGGATGGATTTTTGTTGTTCTCAAAATCAAGCTCATTTTCACCAAGACGAGATGCTCATCAAAGCTGAGGTTGAAGTACGATTGATGCGTCCGCACAGAGGAAGAGGCAAAAGGGCAAGTAAAAAAGGAATTCACGGGATCATCCTATTCCTAGCCGACAATCTTCCATGAATCTTTGGAGCTCTTGGAGATTCTGAATGGAGACACTGGGTCCACATCAGGGATTTAAACCGGGCCAACTTGCATTGAGTTACTTTCTTTTtacaaaaagaaacagaaaagaaaaaaagaaaatggattCTTCAATAAGTCAACATATCAAATAGAGATTCCACAAACAAGGTAACCAAATTCCAATATATTCACCGTCCTAAGAATTCTAACATGTCCATCAGCTTAGTGTACATGTACTTGTGGCGTCAGCATTTTTCCACATTATGTGGAAATTGAATCCGCTACGAGTCTATGATGTAGAAACTATACTTTCAATATAACACTaacaaaaattatatttcatTCTAAGAAACTTAAACTTGTCGTAAGAATTGGGCATACATGAAGTTGAATTTAAATATGTTTGTTGTTATGCATATGTAAGAAGTGGATGTGCGGTCTGAGTCTACATGCCGGCCTCGAGTCCtacttcccctcccctcctttccCTTCCACCCATCTATGACACGAGGGCCCTATTTGTGGTTGGTTGTCGCCTCCATTGCTACTTCTTTCTCTCATCTTTTCCTTCCACCCATCTATGACACAAGGGACCTATTTGTGGTTGGTTGTCACCTCCATTGCTACTTCTTTCTCTCATCCAAAGACCAAGTGATCCTTTGAGGGCCCTTTTGTTCCTTCGTTTCTTCCGACACTTGCATCATTGCATCTTGATCCTAATCTGAGATGGTATGTGTTTCATTATTCATTTCTTTGAGGCATTGTTTAGTTTTTCTTCTTCGATCGTTTCCTCGTTTGAGTCATGATTCGTGAACCGCAATGTATTATGGTTTTCTAAGCTAGAAACCAAGCAAATTGTCTGAGTTTGCAATATCATGTTGCTTGGTAGAACCATTATCCTGCTACAAATGTATGGTTACGAAGTCTTTTCAAAAAAGTTTGTGATGCAAGGTCATGTACAGAAAATAGGGAGAATATAGAATATAAGAGTACAGATGTAACATCGTAATGCATCACTACTGGCATCATGTGTAGCTGACTAGCTGTCGAGATCGCCATACATGGCGGAATGCCATTGACCCGGGCAACCTGTGCATGTTGACTCGCAGCCGATGGATCGGACGGCGCGGATGGCCTCGAGATTCGTGGAGCCAGCGGTTAACTAAATCCTCCCTCCCACCGCGTCGCGCCACGCGCTCGGCCTCGCCTTCCGTTTCCACCGGGCGACGCCAACTCTTCCGCCCTCCTGACGGGATCGCGCCGGAGATCGCCCGCCGGAGCGGATCGGCGTCTGAAGCGGAGGCGGGGAGCGCTCCGGAGACGCGATGGTGGAGGaaccggcaccggcgccggcggatctgagcgcggcggcgcaggtgagCGCGCTGCCGCTGCAGGTGGACCTCCTGCAGCTGCCGCCGGAGgtgccggcgccgggggcgcCCGCGCTGCGCGGCGTCCTCGACCACCTCTTCGCGCACTGGCTCTCGCTCCCGGACACCGCCGCGCTGGTCGCCAGCCTCGTGCAGAAGGCcaaggcgagcggcggcggggccgtggGGGGCGCGATGCTGCCATCGATGATGCTGCAGGGGGGCGCCACCGTGCCGCCGCTCTCGCCGAGGTCTCCGCGCCTCTCGCGGAGGCCCAGCGGGCTCGGCGCCGGCCAGCCCAACCGCTCCGCGTCGCCGCTCCGCCCGACCGCCGCGCGCCCCGCCAAGGAGGTCATACCGCAGGTACGCTCCGCGCGAATCCGTCGATCGGGTCACACTTCCGCTTCTCATTTTGGCAAATCTGCACGAAATTGGATTGCCATGGACGGCTTATCAATCGATTGCTGTTTGGCAGTTCTATTTTCAAGATGGCCGGCCACCGCCGTACGAGGTGAAGAAGCAATGCATTTCTACAGTTGATCAGCTCTTCGCCGGCCACTCGAATGGTCTTCGAGCTCAAGGTGCGTTAAATTGAATGTGTAATTGTGatttatttgatttatttttcttttgaaacgcTCTGATCCATTTGGTTAAATGAACTGAATCGTGAAAGGAACATTTAACTAAATCAGGGGTTGATGCTAAGACAGTTTCGTCATGCCTGCTTTTGTTACTTGTAATGGCAAGCAAACACCGCTAGAAATTTTCATGAAACTGACAATTATCTTGATCACAGCGGTTTGCCCGTGAGGATGTCAGctaatccttttcttttctccttttggatGTCTCTTTTGGTTGCACGATAGAATTCCGGATGGTTACCAGGGAACTCTGCAAGCTACCGACATTCTTTACCACTGTTCTATTTGATAAGATTGACAAGGAAAGCACAGGATTCGTGACAAGGTAGTCAGCAAACTTTACTTGTCTGCCTAGTGCGAAATAATTGTATAAACTCTGCATTACTTTAACTATTTCAGGGAGGCATTCATTGATTTCTGGGTGAATAGCAACTTGATGAGTTTGGATAGTGCAACCCAAGTGTTCACAATTCTGAAGCAACAGAATCGCAATTACCTCATGAAGGTGACTACAGTGAAAGACTTGGGCAACTGATTATTTCAGCAAAGCATGCCTGTGGTTCAGCACTGTTGCACTTCTCTAATCAATGTTTCATAATGATTGATTGATTTAGGAGGATTTCAAGCCGGTTCTTAAAGACCTTTTGGACAACCATCCTGGTCTAGAGTTCTTAAAGAGTACACCTGAATTTCAAGAAAGATATGGTAGCATTTCTTTGCCCTGCTATGATCTCTGTAGATTATATATAATCCCACCTTGTATCTTCTTTGACTTATACATCATTATTTGTCAGCTGAGACTGTAGTACATAGGATATTCTATTGCTTGAATCGAATTGGAGGTGGTCACCTAACACTTAGGGAGCTGAAGCGTGGAAATCTACTCAGTGCGCTCAGGCAtgctgatgatgaagaagatatcAATAAAGTTTTAAGGTGATACATTCGAATCAAAATTTAAACACTTCAACACCTTTCTGtgcatatatttttctatggGGCTCTACAACAAGTGCAATTATATTTTGAATGATGCAAAACATTGAActtactgattttttttctgtagGTATTTCTCATATGAGCATTTCTACGTGATATATTGCAAGTTCTGGGAGCTGGACACAGACCATGAtttcttgattgataaagaaAATCTTATTAAGTATGGAAACCATGCATTGACATATAGGATTGTAGATAGAATTTTCTCAGAGGTTGGTCCCCCccgcccctccccccccccccccccccccccccccccccccccacacacacacacaccctaCTAATATCATATTTCTTCAAGTTCTCTTAAGGTTCATTTTAATGCTGAGCATCTGTTAAAAAATTTTAATTGAAACATATCAGGTTCCTAGGAAATTTACAAGCAAGGCTGAAGGAAAAATGGGGTATGAAGATTTTGTCCATTTTATACTGTCTGAAGAGGACAAATCAACAGGGCCAAGCCAGGAATATTGGTAGGTAACTGATGTTTGGTTTAATACCTCAACTGAGTGATACACTGGTACTCCATTTATTTTCAGTGGTACTATAGTATTTATGTGTTTATCATAGACAATGtttatttttcaaatatttttccCTTCATGTAAGCATTGGTACCATCTCTAGTTTTAGGGCATTTTTAAACACTCTTTCTGAGGGGATCTAGTAAAACATAGGCTAGATGTTGCTTTGTTACAGCAAAACTTTCTTTTTTCATGAGGCTATTAGCGAAGAAATGTTAAGTGATAAACTCATTATAAACCTCAAAATAATGTCAACATGAAGAGTCAGACTAAAAGGGTAGTGCACAACAAATTCTCATGCTTTGAACAGCATGCAAAGAAATGGCATGCCCATACTGGTTATTGATCTAATTGTCAACCCATCCCAGTAGAATTCTTCTCTATTAGTCTTTCTATCAAAGGCTTCCTTTTCTACAAATCATATGCTTAAGAAATGAATGTGTAGTTTTGGAGAGATTCATGAACTTTTGTGTAGACCCTTACTCTATTAACTCAGCCCTCGATTAACACTAAGAAATGAGAACGAGAACAAAGACAGGAAGTTGGAAAATTCATTCTTGAGTAGTAAGTCAAATCTAAAGGAGATTCATCTATTTATGTTACAGTAGACTTTGATCCTCGGCCTAAATGGTTGTGCTTTGCCTAAATTGTCATGTGAATTTGAGCTTCCTTTTACAGCAGTCCAAAGGTTCTCAACTTCTCATGTTTATGTGTGATGTCATCTCTTCAGGTTTAAATGTATAGATCTGGATGGCAATGGCATACTCACACACAACGAACTGCAGTTCTTTTTTGAGGAACAACTCCATCGCATGGAATGCATGGCTCAGGAACCGGTTCTATTTGAGGACATCTTGTGTCAGCTCATCGACATGATTGGACCTGAGGTCATATAAGTTTATGATTTTTGTAGATTACCTAGTTCTAAACATTTTGTGCTTAACTAGtcttgcattacttttgttccAGAATGAGAGCTATTTGACATTGAAAGACTTCCGAAGGTGCAAATTGTCTGGGCATTTCTTCAACATTCTCTTTAATCTGAACAAATTTATGGCTTTTGAAGCTAGGGACCCATTCCTCATTCGCCAAGTAAGTCAAATTCAATTCCTGCTCCTACTCATAACATCCAGTGAGATGTTTGTTTTTTCACCACTGGTAACACTACATACTTTTTCAATGCAATTACAGATGCGTGAAGAGCCATCATTAACAGATTGGGATCGTTTTGCACGAAGAGAATATGTAAGATTGGCgatggaagaagatggtgaagatgCTTCCAATGCAAGTGGAGATGTTTGGGATGAGTCACTTGAATCTCCTTTCTAGATTGAATATGTTGTGGCATTTTGGAAGACATCAGATCATTCACATACAGGCATACAGCTCTAATAATCTCAAGGTGAAACCATGAAGGCAGTCAAACATGGACAGTTATCTGATATCTTATTTCTACAGAAGCTATAAATGAGGCAGCTGCGCACTTGCTGGCACCATCCAAGTTTTGACATAGAAGCTGAGACAAATAGTTCCATCTAGCTTGTTGTGGAGTACATTTGGTTCTTGGTGACTGTTGTTTGTAGCAGCACCCATGTTGGTCTAGTATCTCTGCTATGCTTCGGTTGATTGATTCATGGCAGCAACAAGTGCACAGCACCTGGTGATTATTATGAGAGCACATCAAAATCTAGTGACAAATAAGGAGAAGAGCATGGGTCAATCGCCGTATGTTAGATCGTGAATAGTTGGCACCACAATTTTTATTATCTAGGGTTTTTATTAGGTATCTATCAAAGATTCAAAGTATTCTTTCGTTGTTAAATaaggtcaccaagaagaccattTTTACTTGTGTACTCTGTATCTTTTTGTTTAGTTTGTAGTCACATGAACAATGAGCTGTAATACTATGATACAGGGATTATCATTATTTTTCTAACGCACTTTTTAGTCTCAACACCTCAAAATACCAAAAATGAAAGTAAGATATGCTGTGATTCATGTGGGATGATGGAATGTCCATGAAGCAAAACTGTAAATGACAGTCTAGGCAAAAGCAATGCTACATCCAGCAGGAGCAGGGAAATTGACCGGTACATTTTGACCAGCTTTCTATGAAGAATTACTCATTTGCATCAAAAGCCTCTTAACTACcacctccttttcttctttagTAGATTATCAGCCTAAGTAAAGCTATTGACAGATCAATCTAACTGGACAGCGGTTCATTGTATTTTCAGGGAGAAGGACCGATGTCGAAAACAACACTGGTTTGATTGGCTGAGCTACCTGCAAAGATCGTGCATTTGCTTTCGTTGCTCCACCAATGATTGTCTCCTGCTCGAATGAAAATCTGGGGCAGGCAGGAGAGAGTCACAGAAAGGAAGGGCATATTGTCCTCCTGGCCTTCATTCTAAGCAAAATAAAGGGCAAAGAAGGATGGATCCTTCAGTCATCTTTCCGACAACGGTGGAAAGAAGCTACAAGGATAATACAACTAGGCACCTCCTATGCTCCAGCTAGGAAGATAAGAGCCTAACTGACAGCAAAACACCACCTACTTGAGACGGAGCGGTATGGTGATGAGCATCAAGGTCTACAATATGATTAATTGCCGTGAACAGTTCAGCACTTCTCCCATGGTGTTGAGAGCCATATGGAAACAATATCGGCTTGTTGTTGTTTCTACACGTTACCAAGATCCAAAGGCCCTGATTCTCTT
Proteins encoded in this window:
- the LOC117858123 gene encoding serine/threonine protein phosphatase 2A regulatory subunit B''beta; this encodes MVEEPAPAPADLSAAAQVSALPLQVDLLQLPPEVPAPGAPALRGVLDHLFAHWLSLPDTAALVASLVQKAKASGGGAVGGAMLPSMMLQGGATVPPLSPRSPRLSRRPSGLGAGQPNRSASPLRPTAARPAKEVIPQFYFQDGRPPPYEVKKQCISTVDQLFAGHSNGLRAQEFRMVTRELCKLPTFFTTVLFDKIDKESTGFVTREAFIDFWVNSNLMSLDSATQVFTILKQQNRNYLMKEDFKPVLKDLLDNHPGLEFLKSTPEFQERYAETVVHRIFYCLNRIGGGHLTLRELKRGNLLSALRHADDEEDINKVLRYFSYEHFYVIYCKFWELDTDHDFLIDKENLIKYGNHALTYRIVDRIFSEVPRKFTSKAEGKMGYEDFVHFILSEEDKSTGPSQEYWFKCIDLDGNGILTHNELQFFFEEQLHRMECMAQEPVLFEDILCQLIDMIGPENESYLTLKDFRRCKLSGHFFNILFNLNKFMAFEARDPFLIRQMREEPSLTDWDRFARREYVRLAMEEDGEDASNASGDVWDESLESPF